A region from the Leopardus geoffroyi isolate Oge1 chromosome E3, O.geoffroyi_Oge1_pat1.0, whole genome shotgun sequence genome encodes:
- the EMP2 gene encoding epithelial membrane protein 2 — protein sequence MLVLLAFIIVFHITSAALLFIATIDNAWWVGEEFFADVWRVCVNNTNCTEIDASYKDYSTVQAVQATMILSTILCCIAFLIFVLQLFRLKQGERFVLTSIIQLMSCLCVMIAASIYTDRREDIHKNNAQLYSLTADGRYGYSFILAWVAFAFTFISGLMYLILRKRK from the exons ATGTTGGTGCTCCTGGCTTTCATCATCGTCTTCCACATCACCTCTGCAGCGTTGCTGTTCATCGCCACCATTGACAAT GCCTGGTGGGTAGGAGAAGAGTTTTTTGCAGACGTCTGGAGAGTGTGCGTCAACAACACAAATTGTACAGAAATCGATGCCAGCTATAAGG ATTATTCCACGGTGCAGGCGGTCCAGGCCACCATGATCCTGTCCACCATTCTCTGCTGCATCGCCTTCCTGATCTTCGTGCTCCAGCTCTTTCGCCTCAAGCAGGGAGAGAGGTTCGTGTTAACCTCCATCATCCAGCTTATGTCGT GCCTGTGCGTTATGATAGCAGCTTCCATTTACACCGACCGGCGTGAAGACATCCACAAGAACAACGCGCAACTGTATTCGCTGACCGCGGACGGCAGATATGGCTACTCCTTCATCCTGGCGTGGGTGGCCTTTGCTTTCACCTTCATCAGCGGCCTCATGTACCTGATATTGAGGAAGCGCAAATAG